From Coffea arabica cultivar ET-39 chromosome 9c, Coffea Arabica ET-39 HiFi, whole genome shotgun sequence, one genomic window encodes:
- the LOC113708117 gene encoding beta-amyrin 6-beta-monooxygenase-like, which translates to MDSSLAYIVTLAVIPVSIAFIFLIRKRNSSSLKLPPGTSGWPMVGESLQFALLGPQKFVKDRMKKYSPDVFQTSLMGEKMAIFCGAQGNKFLFTNENKLLTSWWPQSMKKALLFPEFVEDSLKEVSALKRSFMHDILKPEALKQYIPVMDALAREHIEQEWAPHKEVKVFPLSKKYTFDLACRLFLSVMDPEHIKKLADPFHLVTNGMFSVPIDLPGTAYNGAIKGGKMVREELLRVIRERRKELMENKETAAACKDLLSRMLLVTDEDGQYLSEMEISNNIIGLLVASYETTSTAVTFVLKHLAELPHIYREVLREQMEVAKTKGPDELLTWEDIEKMKYSWNVARESLRVTPPAQGAFRESVADFTYSGFTIPKGWKTFWTVHTTHKNPKYFPEPEKFDPSRFEGSGPAPYTFVPFGGGPRMCPGKEYARLEVLVFMYRIVTQFQLKKAIPNEKIVYHASPVPANGLPVLLQPHGK; encoded by the exons ATGGATTCCTCCTTAGCATACATTGTAACACTTGCAGTGATCCCAGTTTCAATtgccttcattttcttgatccgCAAACGAAATTCGAGCAGCTTGAAGCTTCCTCCAGGAACGTCCGGGTGGCCAATGGTGGGAGAAAGTTTGCAgtttgctttattaggccccCAGAAGTTTGTAAAAGATAGAATGAAGAAATATTCACCAGACGTGTTTCAGACGTCCCTGATGGGAGAAAAAATGGCTATTTTCTGTGGTGCACAAGGCAACAAGTTTCTATTCACAAACGAGAACAAACTTCTAACCTCATGGTGGCCTCAGTCCATGAAAAAAGCTCTGCTTTTCCCTGAATTTGTTGAGGATTCTTTAAAGGAAGTATCAGCTCTGAAGCGTAGTTTCATGCATGATATTCTCAAGCCTGAAGCTCTGAAGCAATACATTCCAGTCATGGATGCACTGGCTCGGGAACATATCGAACAAGAATGGGCTCCTCACAAGGAAGTTAAAGTCTTCCCTTTGTCAAAAAAATACACATTTGATTTAGCCTGTCGCTTGTTTTTGAGCGTTATGGATCCTGAGCACATCAAGAAACTGGCTGATCCTTTCCATCTGGTTACCAATGGGATGTTCTCTGTCCCTATTGATCTCCCTGGAACAGCTTACAATGGAGCTATCAAAGGTGGAAAAATGGTCCGTGAAGAGCTGTTGAGGGTCATCAGGGAGAGGAGAAAGGAGCTGATGGAGAATAAAGAAACTGCAGCAGCATGCAAGGACCTTCTGTCCAGAATGCTACTTGTCACAGATGAAGATGGACAATATTTGAGTGAAATGGAAATCTCCAACAACATCATAGGCTTGTTGGTAGCAAGCTATGAAACTACAAGCACTGCAGTCACCTTTGTGTTGAAGCACCTTGCTGAGCTTCCCCACATTTACAGAGAGGTTCTCAGAG AACAAATGGAGGTTGCAAAGACAAAAGGTCCAGACGAATTGTTGACTTGGGAGGACATTGAGAAGATGAAATATTCATGGAATGTAGCCCGTGAATCCCTGAGGGTGACGCCGCCAGCTCAGGGAGCTTTCAGGGAATCTGTTGCTGACTTCACTTATTCCGGTTTTACGATTCCAAAAGGATGGAAG ACGTTTTGGACAGTGCACACAACTCACAAAAATCCCAAGTACTTCCCTGAGCCTGAGAAGTTCGATCCTTCAAGATTTGAGGGAAGTGGACCTGCTCCTTACACTTTTGTTCCTTTCGGAGGAGGACCTCGAATGTGTCCTGGAAAGGAATATGCTCGGCTAGAAGTTTTGGTTTTCATGTACAGAATCGTGACCCAATTTCAACTGAAAAAGGCAATTCCAAATGAGAAGATAGTGTACCATGCATCTCCTGTGCCCGCGAATGGGCTTCCCGTCCTTCTCCAGCCTCATGGGAAATAG
- the LOC113708667 gene encoding uncharacterized protein isoform X3, whose translation MASQEVAAAKVASIFIYPIKSCRGISVSEAPLASTVVRATGMDLLKIPLAEPSTIADGVSIWEWAGGALDEGNEASEWFSRFLGKPSRLVRFNEASETRPVYSDPVRSYKIKFNDMYPFLLASQGSLDALNDRLEEPIPMNRFRPNILVEGCEPFSEDLWKEISINSLTFYAGELCYRCKIPSINQETAVAGSEPTETLRKFRSDKVLCPDKKPQGRVYFGKMLVCKDSLTQWKSKKIQVGDPVYIRELLPSYNDAAA comes from the exons ATGGCATCCCAAGAAGTGGCTGCAGCAAAGGTGGCATCGATTTTCATATATCCAATCAAATCCTGCCGTGGAATTTCTGTCTCTGAAGCACCTCTTGCATCCACTG TTGTCAGGGCCACAGGCATGGATTTATTGAAGATTCCGCTGGCCGAACCATCTACAATAGCAGATGGAGTCTCAATCTGGGAGTGGGCTGGCGGGGCACTTGATGAGGGAAATGAAGCATCAGAGTGGTTCTCCAGATTTCTTGGCAAACCAAGTCGGCTAGTGCGTTTTAATGAAG CATCAGAAACCAGGCCTGTCTACTCTGATCCTGTCCGCAGTTATAAGATTAAGTTTAATGACATGTATCCTTTTCTCCTGGCATCTCAG GGATCATTGGATGCATTAAATGATCGTCTGGAGGAACCTATACCCATGAATCGGTTTAGACCTAA taTACTTGTTGAAGGATGTGAGCCATTTTCTGAGGATTTGTGGAAGGAGATCAGCATAAACAGTTTAACATTCTATGCTGGCGAGCTATGCTACCGCTGTAAG ATACCAAGCATCAATCAAGAAACAGCAGTAGCAGGTTCAGAGCCCACGGAGACGCTGAGAAAGTTTCGTTCAGACAAAGTCCTGTGTCCAGATAAAAAACCACAGGGGAGG GTTTACTTTGGAAAAATGTTAGTTTGCAAAGATTCACTTACTCAATGGAAATCGAAGAAAATACAAGTGGGAGATCCTGTTTATATTCGCGAATTATTACCTTCCTATAACGATGCAGCAGCTTGA
- the LOC113708667 gene encoding uncharacterized protein isoform X1: MASQEVAAAKVASIFIYPIKSCRGISVSEAPLASTGFRWDRLWMVVNSKGRAYSQRVEPKLALVEVEMPIEAFSDVWEPNNNSILDLAGDQCSLHPTVVRATGMDLLKIPLAEPSTIADGVSIWEWAGGALDEGNEASEWFSRFLGKPSRLVRFNEASETRPVYSDPVRSYKIKFNDMYPFLLASQGSLDALNDRLEEPIPMNRFRPNILVEGCEPFSEDLWKEISINSLTFYAGELCYRCKIPSINQETAVAGSEPTETLRKFRSDKVLCPDKKPQGRVYFGKMLVCKDSLTQWKSKKIQVGDPVYIRELLPSYNDAAA, encoded by the exons ATGGCATCCCAAGAAGTGGCTGCAGCAAAGGTGGCATCGATTTTCATATATCCAATCAAATCCTGCCGTGGAATTTCTGTCTCTGAAGCACCTCTTGCATCCACTG GTTTTAGGTGGGATAGATTGTGGATGGTTGTGAATTCTAAAGGCAGGGCATATAGTCAAAGAGTTGAGCCAAAACTTGCTCTAGTTGAGGTAGAAATGCCAATAGAAGCATTTTCTGATGTTTGGGAACCAAATAACAATTCCATCTTAG ATTTAGCTGGTGATCAATGTTCTCTTCATCCAACAGTTGTCAGGGCCACAGGCATGGATTTATTGAAGATTCCGCTGGCCGAACCATCTACAATAGCAGATGGAGTCTCAATCTGGGAGTGGGCTGGCGGGGCACTTGATGAGGGAAATGAAGCATCAGAGTGGTTCTCCAGATTTCTTGGCAAACCAAGTCGGCTAGTGCGTTTTAATGAAG CATCAGAAACCAGGCCTGTCTACTCTGATCCTGTCCGCAGTTATAAGATTAAGTTTAATGACATGTATCCTTTTCTCCTGGCATCTCAG GGATCATTGGATGCATTAAATGATCGTCTGGAGGAACCTATACCCATGAATCGGTTTAGACCTAA taTACTTGTTGAAGGATGTGAGCCATTTTCTGAGGATTTGTGGAAGGAGATCAGCATAAACAGTTTAACATTCTATGCTGGCGAGCTATGCTACCGCTGTAAG ATACCAAGCATCAATCAAGAAACAGCAGTAGCAGGTTCAGAGCCCACGGAGACGCTGAGAAAGTTTCGTTCAGACAAAGTCCTGTGTCCAGATAAAAAACCACAGGGGAGG GTTTACTTTGGAAAAATGTTAGTTTGCAAAGATTCACTTACTCAATGGAAATCGAAGAAAATACAAGTGGGAGATCCTGTTTATATTCGCGAATTATTACCTTCCTATAACGATGCAGCAGCTTGA
- the LOC113708667 gene encoding uncharacterized protein isoform X2: MASQEVAAAKVASIFIYPIKSCRGISVSEAPLASTGFRWDRLWMVVNSKGRAYSQRVEPKLALVEVEMPIEAFSDVWEPNNNSILVVRATGMDLLKIPLAEPSTIADGVSIWEWAGGALDEGNEASEWFSRFLGKPSRLVRFNEASETRPVYSDPVRSYKIKFNDMYPFLLASQGSLDALNDRLEEPIPMNRFRPNILVEGCEPFSEDLWKEISINSLTFYAGELCYRCKIPSINQETAVAGSEPTETLRKFRSDKVLCPDKKPQGRVYFGKMLVCKDSLTQWKSKKIQVGDPVYIRELLPSYNDAAA, from the exons ATGGCATCCCAAGAAGTGGCTGCAGCAAAGGTGGCATCGATTTTCATATATCCAATCAAATCCTGCCGTGGAATTTCTGTCTCTGAAGCACCTCTTGCATCCACTG GTTTTAGGTGGGATAGATTGTGGATGGTTGTGAATTCTAAAGGCAGGGCATATAGTCAAAGAGTTGAGCCAAAACTTGCTCTAGTTGAGGTAGAAATGCCAATAGAAGCATTTTCTGATGTTTGGGAACCAAATAACAATTCCATCTTAG TTGTCAGGGCCACAGGCATGGATTTATTGAAGATTCCGCTGGCCGAACCATCTACAATAGCAGATGGAGTCTCAATCTGGGAGTGGGCTGGCGGGGCACTTGATGAGGGAAATGAAGCATCAGAGTGGTTCTCCAGATTTCTTGGCAAACCAAGTCGGCTAGTGCGTTTTAATGAAG CATCAGAAACCAGGCCTGTCTACTCTGATCCTGTCCGCAGTTATAAGATTAAGTTTAATGACATGTATCCTTTTCTCCTGGCATCTCAG GGATCATTGGATGCATTAAATGATCGTCTGGAGGAACCTATACCCATGAATCGGTTTAGACCTAA taTACTTGTTGAAGGATGTGAGCCATTTTCTGAGGATTTGTGGAAGGAGATCAGCATAAACAGTTTAACATTCTATGCTGGCGAGCTATGCTACCGCTGTAAG ATACCAAGCATCAATCAAGAAACAGCAGTAGCAGGTTCAGAGCCCACGGAGACGCTGAGAAAGTTTCGTTCAGACAAAGTCCTGTGTCCAGATAAAAAACCACAGGGGAGG GTTTACTTTGGAAAAATGTTAGTTTGCAAAGATTCACTTACTCAATGGAAATCGAAGAAAATACAAGTGGGAGATCCTGTTTATATTCGCGAATTATTACCTTCCTATAACGATGCAGCAGCTTGA